A genomic segment from Hypanus sabinus isolate sHypSab1 chromosome 8, sHypSab1.hap1, whole genome shotgun sequence encodes:
- the LOC132398672 gene encoding ras association domain-containing protein 9-like isoform X1 codes for MSKPSVEWNSLFEGSFPGMFVTDAECSPLEGVTKLLVESSKARSATMASLDGAEIAVWVCQEEKLVCGLTKRTSCAQVVRALLEDHLANAGATRLLHAPAKDYCIVEKWRGFERLLPPATKLLRLWASWGEEQPNVHFVLVKVGASLAVPGLRSAEAKVIQNKGGQGELSAAQYINSLPAEKQRRMVRKAFRKLAKMKKLKQGREGIETLVHLIISQDHTIRQQLQRMRELDAEIDGYESWTHLERIQKEGENYVQETYLLESREGDGQVGERASLQEYLSKRDATFKLQEQLEQHGEAIEKLSVEIQLELTRLCGGDLGKAQGVPGSPSIGQPGRAAEIKRVESELEAAMGVALQLQQNLTEVQEKVKQEEQVLTQKAAECDQLAEQLQSLHLAEGGEGDAPESGPYKPASKCVSPRKSASARLKGSSEPPSPSDMNDTDSDTGISSTHSQDSEPSCVEVVPTSTSCF; via the coding sequence GCTCGGAGTGCGACCATGGCATCGCTGGACGGCGCCGAGATCGCGGTATGGGTGTGTCAGGAAGAGAAGCTGGTGTGCGGTTTGACTAAGCGCACCAGCTGTGCCCAGGTGGTGAGGGCCTTACTGGAGGACCATCTCGCCAACGCTGGCGCCACCAGGCTGCTCCACGCACCTGCCAAAGACTACTGCATCGTGGAGAAGTGGAGAGGCTTCGAAAGGCTCTTGCCCCCCGCCACCAAGCTGCTGAGGCTCTGGGCGTCCTGGGGAGAGGAGCAGCCCAACGTGCATTTCGTCCTGGTCAAGGTTGGGGCTTCCCTGGCCGTGCCGGGGCTGAGGAGCGCAGAAGCCAAGGTGATCCAGAACAAGGGAGGGCAAGGGGAATTGAGTGCCGCCCAGTACATCAACAGCCTGCCGGCCGAAAAGCAGAGGAGAATGGTGCGCAAAGCTTTCAGGAAACTGGCCAAGATGAAAAAGCTAAAGCAGGGCCGAGAAGGGATTGAGACTTTGGTGCATCTGATCATATCTCAGGACCACACCATTCGTCAACAGTTACAGAGGATGAGGGAACTTGACGCCGAAATTGACGGGTATGAATCGTGGACGCATTTGGAGCGGATACAGAAGGAGGGCGAGAACTACGTCCAGGAGACTTACCTACTGGAGAGCAGAGAGGGGGACGGACAGGTAGGTGAGAGGGCATCGCTTCAGGAGTACCTCAGCAAGAGGGATGCCACCTTCAAGTTGCAAGAGCAACTTGAGCAGCACGGAGAAGCCATCGAGAAACTGTCAGTGGAGATCCAACTGGAGCTGACCAGGCTGTGCGGGGGCGATCTGGGGAAGGCGCAGGGTGTCCCCGGCTCCCCGAGCATCGGTCAGCCGGGGCGAGCGGCCGAGATCAagagagtggagagcgagttGGAAGCCGCCATGGGCGTCGCGCTGCAGCTCCAGCAAAACCTGACAGAGGTGCAGGAGAAAGTGAAACAGGAGGAGCAGGTGCTGACACAGAAGGCGGCCGAGTGCGACCAACTGGCCGAACAGTTGCAGTCTTTGCACCTGGCGGAGGGCGGGGAGGGTGATGCTCCGGAGTCCGGACCGTACAAGCCTGCCAGTAAGTGCGTTTCGCCCCGAAAGAGTGCCAGTGCCCGACTCAAGGGCAGCTCGGAGCCTCCCTCACCTTCCGACATGAACGACACAGACTCAGACACCGGCATCAGTTCTACGCATAGCCAGGACTCTGAACCGTCCTGTGTCGAGGTTGTGCCCACTTCCACAAGTTGCTTTTAG
- the LOC132398672 gene encoding ras association domain-containing protein 9-like isoform X2, whose amino-acid sequence MASLDGAEIAVWVCQEEKLVCGLTKRTSCAQVVRALLEDHLANAGATRLLHAPAKDYCIVEKWRGFERLLPPATKLLRLWASWGEEQPNVHFVLVKVGASLAVPGLRSAEAKVIQNKGGQGELSAAQYINSLPAEKQRRMVRKAFRKLAKMKKLKQGREGIETLVHLIISQDHTIRQQLQRMRELDAEIDGYESWTHLERIQKEGENYVQETYLLESREGDGQVGERASLQEYLSKRDATFKLQEQLEQHGEAIEKLSVEIQLELTRLCGGDLGKAQGVPGSPSIGQPGRAAEIKRVESELEAAMGVALQLQQNLTEVQEKVKQEEQVLTQKAAECDQLAEQLQSLHLAEGGEGDAPESGPYKPASKCVSPRKSASARLKGSSEPPSPSDMNDTDSDTGISSTHSQDSEPSCVEVVPTSTSCF is encoded by the coding sequence ATGGCATCGCTGGACGGCGCCGAGATCGCGGTATGGGTGTGTCAGGAAGAGAAGCTGGTGTGCGGTTTGACTAAGCGCACCAGCTGTGCCCAGGTGGTGAGGGCCTTACTGGAGGACCATCTCGCCAACGCTGGCGCCACCAGGCTGCTCCACGCACCTGCCAAAGACTACTGCATCGTGGAGAAGTGGAGAGGCTTCGAAAGGCTCTTGCCCCCCGCCACCAAGCTGCTGAGGCTCTGGGCGTCCTGGGGAGAGGAGCAGCCCAACGTGCATTTCGTCCTGGTCAAGGTTGGGGCTTCCCTGGCCGTGCCGGGGCTGAGGAGCGCAGAAGCCAAGGTGATCCAGAACAAGGGAGGGCAAGGGGAATTGAGTGCCGCCCAGTACATCAACAGCCTGCCGGCCGAAAAGCAGAGGAGAATGGTGCGCAAAGCTTTCAGGAAACTGGCCAAGATGAAAAAGCTAAAGCAGGGCCGAGAAGGGATTGAGACTTTGGTGCATCTGATCATATCTCAGGACCACACCATTCGTCAACAGTTACAGAGGATGAGGGAACTTGACGCCGAAATTGACGGGTATGAATCGTGGACGCATTTGGAGCGGATACAGAAGGAGGGCGAGAACTACGTCCAGGAGACTTACCTACTGGAGAGCAGAGAGGGGGACGGACAGGTAGGTGAGAGGGCATCGCTTCAGGAGTACCTCAGCAAGAGGGATGCCACCTTCAAGTTGCAAGAGCAACTTGAGCAGCACGGAGAAGCCATCGAGAAACTGTCAGTGGAGATCCAACTGGAGCTGACCAGGCTGTGCGGGGGCGATCTGGGGAAGGCGCAGGGTGTCCCCGGCTCCCCGAGCATCGGTCAGCCGGGGCGAGCGGCCGAGATCAagagagtggagagcgagttGGAAGCCGCCATGGGCGTCGCGCTGCAGCTCCAGCAAAACCTGACAGAGGTGCAGGAGAAAGTGAAACAGGAGGAGCAGGTGCTGACACAGAAGGCGGCCGAGTGCGACCAACTGGCCGAACAGTTGCAGTCTTTGCACCTGGCGGAGGGCGGGGAGGGTGATGCTCCGGAGTCCGGACCGTACAAGCCTGCCAGTAAGTGCGTTTCGCCCCGAAAGAGTGCCAGTGCCCGACTCAAGGGCAGCTCGGAGCCTCCCTCACCTTCCGACATGAACGACACAGACTCAGACACCGGCATCAGTTCTACGCATAGCCAGGACTCTGAACCGTCCTGTGTCGAGGTTGTGCCCACTTCCACAAGTTGCTTTTAG